One segment of Phragmites australis chromosome 13, lpPhrAust1.1, whole genome shotgun sequence DNA contains the following:
- the LOC133888497 gene encoding anthranilate synthase beta subunit 1, chloroplastic-like, whose product MACSHLAAASSPAAAAASASVRSPATSRVSAFARFPATPRLPSGALFVRGGRAASPVVVTAGPAAAAPVADLDGRTATEKQPIIVIDNYDSFTYNLCQYMGELGLNFEVYRNDELTIEDVKRKNPRGILISPGPGEPQDSGISLQTVLELGPTIPIFGVCMGLQCIGEAFGGKIIRAPSGVMHGKSSPVYYDEELGKALFNGLPNPFTAARYHSLVIEEETFPHDALEATAWTEDGLIMAARHKKYKHIQGVQFHPESIITPEGKRIILNFVRFIEELEKQRSEAN is encoded by the exons ATGGCCTGCtcccacctcgccgccgcctcttccccggcagccgccgccgcctccgcctctgtGCGCTCCCCGGCGACCTCCCGCGTCTCCGCTTTCGCGCGCTTCCCGGCGACGCCCC GCCTCCCAAGTGGTGCGTTGTTCGTTAGGGGTGGGAGGGCGGCGTCCCCGGTGGTCGTCACCGCGGGGCCAgccgcggcggcgccggtggCCGACCTGGACGGCCGCACGGCCACGGAGAAGCAGCCCATCATTGTCATCGATAACTACGACAGCTTCACCTACAACCTGTGCCAG TATATGGGGGAGCTTGGATTAAACTTTGAGGTGTATCGCAATGATGAACTGACCATAGAGGATGTAAAGAG GAAGAACCCAAGAGGAATTCTTATTTCTCCAGGGCCTG GTGAACCACAAGATTCAGGTATATCATTGCAGACTGTTCTGGAACTAGGGCCAACCATCCCAATTTTTGGTGTTTGCATGGGTTTGCAGTGCATCGGGGAGGCTTTTGGAG GAAAGATTATCCGTGCTCCTTCTGGTGTGATGCATGGAAAAAGCTCTCCAGTTTACTATGATGAAGAATTAGGAAAGGCCTTATTCAACGGCTTGCCAAA CCCTTTTACTGCTGCGAGATACCACAGCTTGGTCATTGAGGAGGAGACCTTCCCACATGATGCTCTGGAAGCCACTGCGTGGACAGAAGATGGACTTATCATGGCTGCTCGCCACAAGAAGTACAAGCATATCCAG GGAGTCCAGTTCCACCCGGAGAGTATCATCACCCCTGAAGGCAAGAGGATCATCCTCAACTTCGTCAGATTCATCGAGGAACTGGAGAAGCAGCGTTCCGAGGCGAACTAG
- the LOC133888858 gene encoding uncharacterized protein LOC133888858 — translation MGYSESASPASAATARDAKKRRGNRTAAKLKQSKLETRRGQWLSHAQGKDVKEAKVASSPTGAGSNAGSPILASPHPPLPRRRADTRSRGSDAEDREETGAAGLEVGGTDLDSPMHSPGSNNSQGVGCPLRKGCSGDAGGPSLSSGSSVWSSSRSVSDAEEDDTGCPEDESEVLDDWEAVADALSVDDSHCHQSSGPMMPPAAPTNATPVNEARPEPTQSKTRAWAPDDIFRPQSLPSISKQASFPASIGNCWVGMGMGMGAAQQSILSLPLSCPICYEDLDPTDSSFLPCPCGFHLCLFCHKRILEADGRCPGCRKQYNTVSAAEGGGGGGAKATTVGIGREMANVAPVRLSRSCSMGPRY, via the exons ATGGGATACAGCGAGTCCGCATCGCCCGCATCGGCGGCCACCGCGCGCGACGCGAAGAAGAGGAGG GGGAACAGGACGGCGGCGAAGCTGAAGCAGAGCAAGCTCGAGACGCGCCGCGGGCAGTGGCTGTCGCATGCGCAAG GCAAGGACGTGAAGGAGGCTAAGGTTGCGTCTTCGCCAACAGGAGCAGGATCAAATGCTGGGTCACCAATCCTCGCTTCCCCGCACCCTCCACTCCCTCGTCGGCGTGCAGATACGAGGTCAAGGGGAAGTGATGCGGAGGACAGGGAGGAAACAGGTGCTGCTGGGCTAGAGGTAGGCGGCACTGACCTCGACTCCCCCATGCATAGCCCTGGCTCAAACAATTCCCAAGGTGTTGGGTGCCCTTTGAGGAAGGGGTGCTCCGGCGATGCTGGTGGTCCTAGCCTCAGCAGTGGAAGCAGTGTATGGTCCAGCTCGAGAAGTGTGAGTGATGCCGAGGAGGATGATACGGGCTGCCCTGAGGATGAGAGCGAAGTCTTGGATGATTGGGAAGCGGTTGCTGACGCACTTTCTGTTGATGACAGTCATTGCCACCAGAGTTCAGGTCCCATGATGCCCCCAGCAGCTCCTACAAATGCAACACCTGTCAATGAAGCAAGACCTGAACCAACTCAGAGCAAAACAAGAGCTTGGGCACCTGATGATATATTTCGTCCACAAAGCTTACCCAGTATCTCCAAGCAGGCCAGCTTCCCTGCGAGCATCGGAAACTGCTGggtggggatggggatggggatgggtgCTGCGCAGCAGAGTATCCTCTCCTTGCCATTGTCGTGTCCGATATGCTACGAGGATCTTGACCCAACGGATTCGAGCTTCCTCCCCTGCCCTTGTGGGTTTCACCTGTGTCTCTTCTGTCACAAGAGGATCCTTGAGGCGGATGGGCGCTGCCCAGGTTGCAGGAAGCAATACAACACAGTTTCTGCAGCTgaaggtggcggcggtggcggtgcaaAAGCAACAACAGTTGGGATTGGACGAGAGATGGCAAATGTAGCACCAGTGCGGCTATCCCGTTCTTGTAGCATGGGCCCAAGATACTAG
- the LOC133889153 gene encoding protein NRT1/ PTR FAMILY 6.4-like, whose product MGVTMNMVTYLVGDMHLSSAKSANIVTNFIGTLNLLALFGGFVADARLGRYLTIVGAATIIAIGGSLLATSTTVPGMRPPWCATAYGPGSGCVAASGGQMAMLYAALYTIAAGAGALKANVSGFGTDQFDGRDPREERAEVFFFNRFYCCVSLGSLFATTALVYVQDNVGRGWGYGVSAAVMLAAVVVFVAGTPRYRYRRPEGSPLTVIGRVLLAAWRNRRLPCPADASELHGFHRAKVPHTDRLRFLDKAAIVDADLATEHLPAVAGPTVTEVEEVKMVSKLIPIWSTCILFWTVYSQMTTFSVEQASRMDRRVGRGRGGFVVPAGSLSVFLFLAILLFTSLNERVLVPLARRVIGRPQGLTSLQRVAAGLVLSTLAMAVAALVEKKRRGASNDEGGGVAVSAFWLVPQYFLVGAGEAFAYVGQLEFFIREAPERMKSMSTGLFLSTLAMGFFLSSALVAAVDAASRGSWMRDNLDDGRLDLFYWMLAVLGVVNLAGFLVYASRHEYKRTNNIQQSKNIKK is encoded by the exons ATGGGCGTCACGATGAACATGGTGACGTACCTCGTCGGTGACATGCACCTATCCAGCGCCAAGTCGGCCAACATCGTGACCAACTTCATAGGCACGCTCAACCTCCTCGCTCTCTTCGGCGGCTTCGTCGCCGACGCCAGGCTCGGCCGCTACCTCACCATCGTCGGCGCTGCCACAATCATCGCCATC GGGGGGAGCCTGCTGGCGACGAGCACGACGGTGCCGGGGATGCGGCCGCCGTGGTGCGCCACGGCGTATGGCCCCGGCTCCGGGTGCgtggcggcgagcggcgggCAGATGGCGATGCTGTACGCGGCGCTGTACACGATCGCGGCGGGCGCGGGTGCCCTGAAGGCGAACGTGTCCGGGTTCGGGACAGACCAGTTCGACGGGCGCGACCCGCGGGAGGAACGCGCCGAGGTGTTCTTCTTCAACCGCTTCTACTGCTGCGTCAGCCTGGGGTCGTTGTTCGCGACCACCGCGCTGGTGTACGTGCAGGACAACGTCGGCCGCGGCTGGGGGTACGGCGTGTCGGCGGCCGTGATGCTCGCCGCCGTGGTGGTGTTCGTGGCGGGCACGCCGAGGTACCGGTACCGGAGGCCCGAGGGGAGCCCGCTCACGGTGATCGGCCGCGTGCTCTTGGCGGCGTGGCGGAACCGGAGGCTGCCGTGCCCCGCGGACGCCAGCGAGCTCCACGGCTTCCACAGGGCCAAGGTGCCACACACCGACAGGCTCAG GTTTCTGGACAAAGCCGCCATCGTGGACGCCGACCTGGCAACGGAGCACCTGCCGGCCGTGGCAGGGCCAACGGTgacggaggtggaggaggtgaagaTGGTGTCGAAGCTGATCCCTATCTGGTCCACCTGCATCCTCTTCTGGACGGTGTACTCCCAGATGACCACCTTCTCCGTCGAGCAGGCGTCGCGCATGGACCGCCGCGTCGGCCGCGGCCGGGGCGGCTTCGTCGTCCCGGCGGGGTCCCTCTCCGTGTTCCTCTTCCTGGCCATCCTCCTCTTCACGTCCCTCAACGAGCGGGTCCTCGTCCCGCTCGCGCGCCGCGTCATCGGGCGCCCGCAGGGCCTGACCTCCCTCCAGCGGGTGGCCGCGGGGCTCGTGCTCTCCACGCTCGCCATGGCCGTAGCCGCGCTCGTCGAGAAGAAGCGCCGCGGCGCGTCGAACGATGAGGGCGGCGGAGTGGCCGTCAGCGCGTTCTGGCTGGTGCCGCAGTACTTCCTGGTGGGCGCCGGCGAGGCGTTCGCGTACGTCGGGCAGCTGGAGTTCTTCATCCGGGAGGCGCCCGAGCGGATGAAATCCATGAGCACGGGCCTGTTCCTTTCCACGCTAGCCATGGGGTTCTTCCTGAGCAGCGCGCTCGTGGCCGCCGTCGACGCCGCCTCACGGGGCTCGTGGATGCGGGACAACCTGGACGACGGGAGGCTGGACCTCTTCTACTGGATGCTCGCCGTGCTCGGCGTGGTAAACTTGGCGGGGTTCCTCGTGTATGCGAGCCGGCACGAGTACAAACGCACG AATAATATCCAGCAGAGTaagaatattaaaaaataa